The Desulfohalovibrio reitneri genome contains a region encoding:
- a CDS encoding cupin domain-containing protein, which produces MRTRRGDADPFITKDGSEVRELMHPARHEGPANHSLAEAVVPPGVKTAVHRHPKSEEFYHVIRGRGVMLLGGERFDIAPGDTVCISPGVRHGLENPHSEELAVLCCCSPAYDHQDTLLED; this is translated from the coding sequence ATGCGCACCAGACGCGGCGACGCCGACCCCTTCATCACCAAGGACGGCTCCGAGGTGCGCGAGTTAATGCATCCCGCGCGCCATGAGGGACCGGCCAACCATAGCCTGGCCGAGGCCGTGGTGCCGCCCGGCGTGAAAACGGCTGTGCACCGCCATCCCAAGAGCGAAGAGTTTTACCACGTCATCCGGGGCCGCGGGGTGATGCTGCTGGGCGGGGAGCGGTTCGACATCGCGCCCGGCGACACGGTCTGCATTTCCCCCGGCGTGCGGCACGGCCTGGAGAATCCCCATTCCGAGGAACTGGCCGTACTGTGCTGCTGCTCGCCGGCCTACGACCACCAAGATACCCTGCTGGAGGACTGA
- a CDS encoding penicillin-binding protein 1A, producing the protein MKRFLIGAAIALSILLLVGLGSAVGLYFWASQDLPNIKRIEDYKPPLVTTVRTEEDEVLGHFYREKRWLVTLDQIPEYLPKAFLAAEDAAFYEHEGVDLQAIFRAAMRNMAAGEIKQGGSTITQQVIKRLLLTPERSYKRKLKEAILAYRLERFLSKDDILTIYLNQIYLGAGAYGVEAAARIYFGTHVEELSLAQSAMLAGLPQLPSRYNPYRHWDAAKRRQDYVLGQMLDKGWISQEQYNEAQAEEIVLDSMPDPSWGDGAYYLEEVRRWLIDRFGEDTVYEGGLRVTVACDLEHQKAAEESLRDGLVASTHRRGWKGPIDHLEPEGYGDFLTGEKAPDELPEKGDWLQVLVTSVDKSGAKADFGNATAAISVESMHWCREPNLDKATDEVPAIKDARKVVEPGDVIWAEVVAPPEEEGGLWKLDIQQKPEVQGALVSVEPGSGKILALVGGYSFAESQFNRATQAERQPGSAFKPIVYSAALDNGFTPASILLDAPIVYTDYETDETWKPENFEEVFHGPTLLRTALVKSRNLVTIRVAQKLGIDTIIKRAKTLGLESDFKHNLSVALGSSEVTLLNLSQAYTTFARGGTYVKPRAVLEVKSAWGEELYTSEKEVEEAISPQTAYIMASLMQDVVKYGTGWRAKQLKRPVAGKTGTTNEERDAWFMGYTPYLLSGVYVGFDDHRPMGKWETGSRAASSIWADYRLKIEGDYEPRDFPQPDGVTMVRIDAENGLLAGTQTQEQFFLPFKSGTEPTEVSTGGSSMESAKSKGEDLLKQVF; encoded by the coding sequence CTGTACTTCTGGGCCTCGCAGGACCTGCCCAACATCAAGCGCATCGAGGACTACAAGCCGCCGCTTGTGACCACCGTGCGTACCGAGGAGGACGAGGTCCTGGGCCACTTCTACCGCGAAAAGCGCTGGCTGGTCACTCTGGATCAGATTCCCGAATACCTGCCCAAGGCCTTTCTGGCGGCCGAGGACGCGGCCTTCTACGAGCACGAGGGCGTGGACCTGCAGGCCATCTTCCGGGCGGCCATGCGCAACATGGCCGCGGGCGAGATCAAGCAGGGCGGCTCCACCATCACCCAGCAGGTCATCAAGCGGCTGCTGCTCACGCCGGAGCGTAGCTACAAGCGCAAGCTCAAGGAGGCCATCCTGGCCTACCGGCTGGAACGCTTTCTGAGCAAGGACGACATCCTGACCATCTACCTCAACCAAATCTACCTGGGAGCCGGGGCCTACGGCGTGGAAGCCGCGGCCCGCATCTACTTCGGCACCCACGTGGAGGAGTTGAGCCTGGCCCAGTCCGCCATGCTGGCGGGCCTGCCCCAGTTGCCCAGCCGCTACAACCCTTACCGCCACTGGGACGCGGCCAAGCGGCGGCAGGACTACGTGCTGGGGCAGATGCTGGACAAGGGCTGGATCAGCCAGGAGCAGTACAATGAGGCCCAGGCCGAGGAAATCGTCCTCGACAGCATGCCCGACCCCTCCTGGGGCGACGGCGCGTATTATCTCGAGGAAGTACGCCGCTGGCTCATCGACCGCTTCGGCGAGGACACGGTGTACGAGGGCGGCCTGCGCGTGACCGTGGCCTGCGACCTGGAGCACCAGAAGGCGGCAGAGGAATCACTGCGCGACGGCCTGGTGGCTTCGACCCACCGCCGGGGCTGGAAGGGGCCGATCGACCATCTCGAGCCCGAGGGGTACGGCGACTTCCTCACCGGGGAGAAGGCTCCGGATGAGTTGCCCGAGAAGGGGGACTGGCTGCAAGTTCTGGTAACAAGCGTGGACAAGTCCGGGGCAAAAGCCGATTTCGGCAACGCCACGGCGGCCATCTCCGTGGAGAGCATGCACTGGTGCCGCGAACCCAACCTGGACAAGGCCACCGACGAGGTCCCGGCCATCAAGGACGCCCGCAAGGTGGTCGAGCCCGGCGACGTGATCTGGGCCGAGGTGGTCGCTCCGCCCGAGGAGGAGGGCGGCCTCTGGAAGCTGGACATCCAGCAGAAACCCGAGGTGCAGGGCGCGCTGGTCTCCGTGGAGCCAGGGAGCGGCAAGATTCTGGCCCTGGTGGGCGGCTACAGCTTCGCCGAGTCGCAGTTCAACCGGGCCACCCAGGCCGAGCGCCAGCCCGGATCCGCCTTCAAGCCCATCGTCTATTCCGCCGCCCTGGACAACGGCTTCACCCCCGCCTCCATCCTGCTTGACGCGCCCATCGTCTACACGGACTACGAAACGGACGAGACCTGGAAGCCGGAGAACTTCGAGGAAGTCTTCCACGGCCCCACGCTCCTGCGTACGGCCCTGGTCAAGTCGCGCAACCTGGTGACCATCCGGGTGGCCCAGAAGTTGGGCATCGACACCATCATCAAGCGCGCCAAGACCCTGGGGCTGGAGTCCGACTTCAAGCACAACCTCTCCGTGGCCCTCGGCTCCTCAGAGGTCACGCTGCTCAATCTCTCCCAGGCCTACACCACCTTCGCTCGGGGCGGCACCTACGTGAAGCCCAGGGCCGTGCTGGAAGTGAAGAGCGCCTGGGGAGAGGAACTTTACACCAGCGAGAAGGAGGTCGAGGAGGCCATCAGCCCCCAGACAGCCTACATCATGGCCTCCCTCATGCAGGACGTGGTGAAGTACGGTACAGGCTGGCGCGCCAAGCAGCTCAAGCGCCCGGTGGCGGGCAAGACCGGCACTACCAACGAGGAGCGGGACGCCTGGTTCATGGGCTACACGCCCTACCTGCTCTCCGGGGTTTACGTGGGCTTCGACGACCACCGGCCCATGGGCAAGTGGGAGACCGGCTCCCGGGCGGCTTCCTCCATCTGGGCGGATTACCGTCTGAAAATCGAGGGCGACTACGAGCCCAGGGACTTCCCTCAGCCCGACGGCGTGACCATGGTCCGCATCGACGCCGAAAACGGCCTCTTGGCCGGGACACAAACCCAGGAGCAGTTCTTCCTGCCCTTCAAGTCGGGCACCGAGCCCACCGAGGTCTCCACGGGCGGCTCCTCCATGGAGAGCGCCAAGTCCAAGGGCGAGGATCTGCTCAAACAGGTGTTCTAG